CCGCACCTGGGAGACCAGCGTGGAGATCTTCGCCAGACCGACGTCGTTGTGCGCCTTGTCGTCGAACTCCTTGTCCGTGAAGTAGTCCCAGTTGAAAACGTTCCCGTGCAGGTCCGTCGTACCCATGACCGTGAAGGAGTACCGCTTGGCCGGCCTCGGCCCGCGCCCCTGAGCGGCCTGCGCAGGGACGGCGACCCCCGCGGAAAGGGCGGCACCGGCCCCGACGGCAGCAGAGCTTCCCAGGAACGTCCGACGGTTCAGCGGCATGTGTTCTCCCCAAGTTCGTGATGCATGACGCGCGTAGATTCTGACCCACACGCCACGCCGGCAACAGGCCTGCACGGTTACGGAGTGGGAAAGTGTTCGAGACCGCACCCGCCCCACACCAGGGAGCCCACCATGACCCCCGACGCCCCTACCCCCGAAGCACCCCACGTCGCCGTACGCGGCGAAGCCCGCATCGAGGTCGACCCCGAGATCGCCCGCATCGGCGTCACCGTCAGCGCCCGCGGCACCGACCGCACCACCGCACTCGCCGACCTCACACGCCGCAACAGCGACGTCCTCACCCTCATCAAGTCCTACGGCGAAGCGCTCGAAAAACTCGAGACAGGCGCCTTCTCCATCTCCCCCGAACTCGGCCGCCACGGCCGCGGCGAACGCATCCGCGCCTACCACGGCCGCGTCCACCTCACCGCAGAACTCAACGACTTCACCGCCCTCGGCGAACTCACCACCCGACTCGCCGACCTCGACCTCACCCAGGTCGACGGCCCCTGGTGGGGACTCCGACCCGACTCCCCGGCCCACGGCGACGCCCGCCGCACCGCAGTCGGAGAGGCCGTCCAACGCGCCCGCGAATACGCCGCCGCCCTCGGCACCACCCTCGCCGCACTCATCGAACTCTCCGACACCGGCCTCGCCCAGCCACCCAACCCCCTCGCCGGAACCACCCGCATGGCCTTCGCCGCCGAAACCGCCGACACCACCCCACCACTCGACCTCGAACCCCAACGCCAGACCGTCACCGCCGAAGTCACCGCCCGCTTCACCATGCACCCCCCGACCCTCTGAAAACCGACAGAGAAACGCTCATCAGAGCAAGGCCCCGCACAGATTCAAGAGTTGTCAACAAGCTTTCATCCAAAGGATGTTGGCCAGACATCAGGACCCCATGTCCTACCCGCAGGTAAGCCCTACGCTCGAACCATGCGCCGAGCAAAGATCGTCTGCACCCTGGGCCCCGCCACCGACACATACGACCAGATCAAAGCCCTGGTCGAAGCCGGAATGGACATCGCCCGGTTCAACCTCAGCCACGGCGGCCACGCCGAACACGAGGAGCGCTACCGCCACGTGCGCAAAGCCGCCGACGAAACCGGCCGCAGCGTAGGCATCCTCGTCGACCTTCAAGGCCCGAAGATCCGCCTCGGCCGCTTCCGCGAAGGCCCCGTACTCCTTGAACGCGGCGACGAATTCACCATCACCGTCGAACCCGTCGAAGGCGACCGCCACCGCTGCGGCACCACCTACGCCGGCCTCGCCACCGACGTCACCACAGGCGAACGCATCCTCGTCGACGACGGCCGCGTCGCCCTCGACGTCACCCAGGTCGACGGCCCCCACGTCCACACCACCGTCA
This sequence is a window from Streptomyces sp. HUAS YS2. Protein-coding genes within it:
- a CDS encoding SIMPL domain-containing protein, with the translated sequence MTPDAPTPEAPHVAVRGEARIEVDPEIARIGVTVSARGTDRTTALADLTRRNSDVLTLIKSYGEALEKLETGAFSISPELGRHGRGERIRAYHGRVHLTAELNDFTALGELTTRLADLDLTQVDGPWWGLRPDSPAHGDARRTAVGEAVQRAREYAAALGTTLAALIELSDTGLAQPPNPLAGTTRMAFAAETADTTPPLDLEPQRQTVTAEVTARFTMHPPTL